In the genome of Deltaproteobacteria bacterium, the window GTGGTGGATGTCGACCCCAAGTCCAAGCTGCTGTCGGACGAGGTTTTCGGACCGGCCCTGCCGGTGGTGCGGATCAGGAACCTCGAAGAAGGTCTGGCGCTGGCCAACGACTCCATCTTCGGACTGGGCTCCTCGGTGTGGACCCAGGACGTCGACAAGGCCATGTACGCGGCCGAGAAGCTCGACGCCGGCTACACCTGGGTCAACTCCGCGCAGATCATCTACGACGAGCTCCCCTTCGGCGGCGTCAAGCAGAGCGGCGTCGGCAAGGAGCACGGCAACGAGGCCGTGGAGCACTACAGCGAGGTCAAGTCCGTGGTCATGGCCACGGAGCAAACTTCCGAGATGGTGGGAGGCGAATAGGCCGAACCCGCAACGCCAGCAGGAAGACGAGAGTGTAGGGCGGATTTCAAATCCGCCCGCGCCCGTATCGCGCTCTCGGGCCGGTACGGGCTCCGAATCGAAACGAGCATGACGGCCCCGCGACTCGAACTGCCGGATCCCTACAACGCCGCGACCACGTTCGTCGACGACAACATCGCCGCCGGCCGCGGCGAGCGCACTGCTATCCTGCACGAGGACGAGCGGTACACCTACCGGCAGGTCCAGGAGGCGGTGAACCGCGCCGGCAACGCATTCCGCGCCCTCGGCCTGGACACCGAGCAGCGCGTCCTGCTGGTGCTGCCCGACAGCCCGCAGTTCGCCTTCGCCTTCTTCGGCGCCATCAAGATCGGCGCCGTCCCCATACCCGTCAATCCCTGGATGCACGCGGCCGACTACGAGTACCTGCTCAACGACAGCCGCGCGCGCATCGTCGTGGTGCACGAGTCCGCGCTGCCGGAGATCGAGGCCATCGGCGCGCGGCCGCGCCACCTGAAGCACGTGGTGGTGGTGGGGACGCCGCGCGGCGAAGCCACCGGGTGGGACGCGCTCATGGAGGGGCAGCCGGTTGAGCTCGCGGCCGAACCCACCGGGCGCGACGACGTGGTCATGTGGAACTACACCTCGGGCAGCACGGGCAACCCCAAGGGCGCGGTCCACCTCCAGCACGACATGATCACCATCACGGACCTGTTCGTGAAGCCGGTGCTGGGCATGACCGAGGACGACGTCTGCTTTTCCGCGTCCAAGCTGTTCTTCTCCTACGGGCTGGGCAACTCCCTCTACTTCCCCTTCCGTTTCGGTGCCGCGGGCGTATTGTGGCCCGAGCGGCCCGATCCGGAGAAGATCCTGCAGACCATCGAGCGCTACCGTCCGACCTTCTTCTTCTCGGTGCCGACGCTGTACGCGCGCATGCTGCGGGTGGAGAAGGAGTATGATCTCGGCTCTCTCCGGATCTGCCTTTCGTCGGGCGAGCCGCTGCCCCCGGCGCTGTTCCACCAGTGGCGCGACAAGGTCGGCGTGGAGCTGCTGGACGTGGTGGGCTCCACCGAGGCCACCCACGACTTCCTCGCCAACCGGCCGGGCCGGGCCAAGGCCGGCAGCAGCGGCGAGGTGACGCCGGCGTTCGTTGCCAAGGTGGTGGACGACGAGGGGCGCGAGGTGCCCAACGGCGAGGTGGGGAACCTGTACGTGGCCGGCGACGCCACGGCGCCCTACTACTGGAACAAGCACGAGCAGACCCAGCGCACGATGCAGGGCGAGTGGCTCCGGACCGGCGACACCTACTACCGCGACGACGACGGCTATTTCTGGTACTGCGGCCGCTCCGACGACATGCTCAAGGTGGGCGGCCTGTGGGTCTCGCCCATCGAGGTGGAGAACGCGCTGATGGAGCATCCGTCGGTGCTGGAGGCCGCGGTGACCGGCGAGGCCGACGCCGACGGGCTCATCAAGCCCAAGGCCTACGTCATCCTCCAGAACGGGCAAGACGGCACCGACGCGCTGCGCCAGGCGCTGCAGGACTTCATCAAGGGCAGCCTCGAGCCGTACAAGTACCCGCGCTGGGTGGAGTTCGTGGACGATCTGCCCAAGACCGTCACGGGCAAGATACAGCGGTTCAGGCTCAGGGAAGGCAATTCGTGATCCAAACGGGGGTTCCATGGACGACTTGGTAGCGTTGCGGGACAAGGTGGCCATCTCGTGCAACATCCTGGCCATCGAGGGACACTGGGACAACATCCTGGGACACGTGTCGGCGCGGGTGCCGGGGGAGAACGCCATGCTGATGAAGCCCCACAGCTACGGCTTCGAGGAGATCCGCCCCTACCACATCATCAAGGTGGACTTCGACGGCACCAAGATCGAGGGCGACTATGAGCGCCACTCCGAGGTGTTCATCCACACCGAGATCTACAAGGCGCGGCCCGACGTGAACTGCGTCATCCACAGCCATCCGCCCTACGCCACGGCCTTCGGGTCGCTGAGGCAGCCGTTGCGCCCGGTGAGCCACGAGGGCTCCATCTTTCACGACGGGCTGCCGCTGTTCGACTACACCACGATCCTGATCCGCACGCCGGAGCTGGGCGTGAAGCTCGCCGAGAAGCTGGAGGGGGCCCGCGCCGTGCTGATGAAGAACCACGGCACCACCGTGGTGGCCGAATCGGTGGAGACCGCCACCCTCTACGCCATCTTCCTGGAAAAGGCGTGCCGCATCCAGCTCCTGGCCGCGGCCGCCGGCGACCCTACCTGGAGCAGCGACGACGAGGCGCGCGAGAAGTACGACCAGATCTACACGCCGCACCGCCTCGGCAGCATGTGGGACTATTTCGTGCGGCGGGCGAAACGGCTCGCCATCGACTGACCCCGGAGGTAACGAAATGGCCGAGAAACTTCATCTGACGCTGGCGTGCGGCGACTACGAGAGCATCCGCGCCCTCAAGGAAGGGGTGATCCAGCCCGACGGCATCGAGCTCACCGTGCTCACGGACATGGACTCGTCCACCCGGCACTGGCGCATCGCCCGGTTCCGGGAGTTCGACGTGGGCGAGCACTCGGGCTCGTCCTACCTGCTGGCCAAGGACCGCGGCGAGGCGGACGACCTGACCGCCATCCCGGTGTTCCTGCACCGCCGGTTTCGCCACGGCTTCATCTTCGTCAACGCGGACAAGGGCATCCAGTCGCCCAAGGACCTCATCGGCAAGACCGTGGGGCTCAAGAACTGGCAGGCCACCGCGCTCCTGTGGATCCGCGGCACCCTGCAGGACGAGTACGGCGTCTCGTTCACCGACCTGGAATGGCGCGCCGAGAGGGAGGAGGACGTGCCGTTCGATCCGCCGGAGGGACTCCGGATGGAGCGCCTGCCCAAGGGCAAACGGGTCGAGGACATGCTCGTCGAGGGCGAGCTGGACGCGGTCATCCACCCCGACATCCTCGCGCCCATCCTGGAAGGCGACACCCGTGTCAAGCGCCTCTTCGACGATCCCAAGCAGGTGGAGATGGACTACTTCAAGCGCACCGGGATCTTTCCCATCATGCACACGACCGTCATCAAGCGGGAGATCGTGGAGAAGCATCCCTGGGTGCCCATGAACCTGATGGTGGCGTTCGAGAAGGCCAAGCAGTGGACCTACAACCGCATGGACAACCCCCGGATCGTGCCGCTGGCGTTTTTCCGGGACGCCTGGGAGGAGCAGCTTGAGCAGTTGGGCGAGGACCCGTGGGTCTACGGGCTCAACGACACTAACCGCAACAACTTCGGCACGCTGGCGCGCTACTCCCGCGAGCAAGGCATGTGCAGGAACGAAGCCGACGTGGACGAGCTGTTCCACGAGTCCGTCCGCGGCGAGGAGTGGAAGCTGGCGCGCTCCCGCGGGTAACACCGCCGTCCGATGATCCCTCCGCCCTTCGAGTACCGGGCGCCCGATTCACTTGCCGAAGCCCTCGCGCTGCTGCGCGAGCACGGCGACGAGGCGCGGCTCATGGCCGGGGGGCAGTCGCTCCTGCCGATGCTCAAGCTGCGGCTGGTGCGTCCGGCGGTCATCGTCGACATCGGCGGCCTCCGGGAATTGACCGGCGTGGCCGAAGACGCGGACGCCGTGCACATCGGCGCCCTGGTCACGGAGCGTATCCTCGAACGCACCTTCCGGCAGAGCCTGCCGCTCATTGCCGAGGCCGCCGCCGGCATCGGGGACATCCACATCCGCAACCTGGGCACCCTGGGCGGCGCCCTGAGCCAAGCCGACCCCTCGGGTGACCTGGCCCCGGCGGCGCTTGCGCTGGAGGCGAACCTCACGGCCCAATCGACCCGCGGAAGCCGCGCCATCGCCGCCCGCGATTTCTTCACCGGACCGTTCGAGACCTGTCTGGCCGAGGACGAGATCGTAACGTCCGTGGACGTGCCGCGGCCCGAGGGTGTCTACGGCCACGCCTATGTCAAGATGGCGCGCCGCGCCGGCGACTACGCGGTGGTGGGAGCGGCGGCGCTCGTGAGCCTGGCACCGGACGGTACATGCCAGGACGCCCGCATCGCCCTGTGCGCCGTCGGCCCCACGGCTTTCATCTGCGAGAATGCGGGAAGATCGCTGCAAGGCACGCGCCTCACCGACGCCGATCTCACGGAAGCCGCCGCACTAGCCGGCAAGGCCGCCGACCCGGTCAGCGACGTCCACGCATCCGCGGAGTACCGCAAGGAGATGACCCCGGTGGTCGTCGCCCGCGCCCTGACCCAAGGGCGGGAAAGAGCTCGGGTGCCGCACCAACGCCCCTAAACGTCATTCCCGCGGAAGCGGGAATCCAGGGGTTGGGCGGGGCAAACGGGCGTGTCCCCCGCCTCACCCCGCC includes:
- a CDS encoding benzoate-CoA ligase family protein, yielding MTAPRLELPDPYNAATTFVDDNIAAGRGERTAILHEDERYTYRQVQEAVNRAGNAFRALGLDTEQRVLLVLPDSPQFAFAFFGAIKIGAVPIPVNPWMHAADYEYLLNDSRARIVVVHESALPEIEAIGARPRHLKHVVVVGTPRGEATGWDALMEGQPVELAAEPTGRDDVVMWNYTSGSTGNPKGAVHLQHDMITITDLFVKPVLGMTEDDVCFSASKLFFSYGLGNSLYFPFRFGAAGVLWPERPDPEKILQTIERYRPTFFFSVPTLYARMLRVEKEYDLGSLRICLSSGEPLPPALFHQWRDKVGVELLDVVGSTEATHDFLANRPGRAKAGSSGEVTPAFVAKVVDDEGREVPNGEVGNLYVAGDATAPYYWNKHEQTQRTMQGEWLRTGDTYYRDDDGYFWYCGRSDDMLKVGGLWVSPIEVENALMEHPSVLEAAVTGEADADGLIKPKAYVILQNGQDGTDALRQALQDFIKGSLEPYKYPRWVEFVDDLPKTVTGKIQRFRLREGNS
- a CDS encoding class II aldolase/adducin family protein; translated protein: MDDLVALRDKVAISCNILAIEGHWDNILGHVSARVPGENAMLMKPHSYGFEEIRPYHIIKVDFDGTKIEGDYERHSEVFIHTEIYKARPDVNCVIHSHPPYATAFGSLRQPLRPVSHEGSIFHDGLPLFDYTTILIRTPELGVKLAEKLEGARAVLMKNHGTTVVAESVETATLYAIFLEKACRIQLLAAAAGDPTWSSDDEAREKYDQIYTPHRLGSMWDYFVRRAKRLAID
- a CDS encoding ABC transporter substrate-binding protein, which translates into the protein MAEKLHLTLACGDYESIRALKEGVIQPDGIELTVLTDMDSSTRHWRIARFREFDVGEHSGSSYLLAKDRGEADDLTAIPVFLHRRFRHGFIFVNADKGIQSPKDLIGKTVGLKNWQATALLWIRGTLQDEYGVSFTDLEWRAEREEDVPFDPPEGLRMERLPKGKRVEDMLVEGELDAVIHPDILAPILEGDTRVKRLFDDPKQVEMDYFKRTGIFPIMHTTVIKREIVEKHPWVPMNLMVAFEKAKQWTYNRMDNPRIVPLAFFRDAWEEQLEQLGEDPWVYGLNDTNRNNFGTLARYSREQGMCRNEADVDELFHESVRGEEWKLARSRG
- a CDS encoding xanthine dehydrogenase family protein subunit M, which produces MIPPPFEYRAPDSLAEALALLREHGDEARLMAGGQSLLPMLKLRLVRPAVIVDIGGLRELTGVAEDADAVHIGALVTERILERTFRQSLPLIAEAAAGIGDIHIRNLGTLGGALSQADPSGDLAPAALALEANLTAQSTRGSRAIAARDFFTGPFETCLAEDEIVTSVDVPRPEGVYGHAYVKMARRAGDYAVVGAAALVSLAPDGTCQDARIALCAVGPTAFICENAGRSLQGTRLTDADLTEAAALAGKAADPVSDVHASAEYRKEMTPVVVARALTQGRERARVPHQRP